Proteins encoded by one window of Engraulis encrasicolus isolate BLACKSEA-1 chromosome 23, IST_EnEncr_1.0, whole genome shotgun sequence:
- the LOC134440285 gene encoding rho-related GTP-binding protein RhoG-like has translation MQTIKCVVVGDGAVGKTCLLISYTTNAFPEEYIPTVFDNYSAQMSVDGRTVSLNLWDTAGQEEYDRLRTLSYPQTNVFVICFSIGSPSSHANVRHKWHPEVSHHCPNVPVLLVGTKKDLRHDADTQARLKEQGMAPTTHQQGSALAKQIGAVKYLECSALKQEGVREVFAEAVRAVLYPNAKKKSKQCVLL, from the coding sequence ATGCAGACCATcaagtgtgtggtggtgggcGACGGCGCGGTGGGCAAGACCTGCCTGCTCATCTCCTACACCACCAACGCCTTCCCCGAGGAGTACATCCCCACCGTCTTCGACAACTACAGCGCCCAGATGAGCGTGGACGGCCGCACCGTCAGCCTCAACCTCTGGGACACGGCGGGCCAGGAGGAGTACGACCGCCTGCGCACGCTCTCCTACCCGCAGACCAACGTCTTTGTCATCTGCTTCTCCATCGGCAGCCCCTCCTCGCACGCCAACGTGCGGCACAAGTGGCACCCCGAGGTATCCCACCACTGCCCCAACGTGCCCGTGCTGCTGGTGGGCACCAAGAAGGACCTGCGTCACGACGCCGACACCCAGGCCCGGCTGAAGGAGCAGGGCATGGCGCCCACTACGCACCAGCAGGGCAGCGCGCTGGCCAAGCAGATCGGGGCGGTGAAGTACCTGGAGTGCTCGGCGCTGAAGCAGGAGGGCGTGCGGGAGGTGTTTGCCGAGGCCGTCAGGGCCGTGCTCTACCCCAACGCCAAGAAGAAGAGCAAGCAGTGCGTGCTGCtatag